One Homo sapiens chromosome 13, GRCh38.p14 Primary Assembly genomic window carries:
- the CKAP2 gene encoding cytoskeleton-associated protein 2 isoform X2: protein MKRPAESKNNTVVGKHCIPLKPSNELTNSTVVIDTHKPKDSNQTPHLLLTEDDPQSQHMTLSQAFHLKNNSKKKQMTTEKQKQDANMPKKPVLGSYRGQIVQSKINSFRKPLQVKDESSAATKKLSATIPKATKPQPVNTSSVTVKSNRSSNMTATTKFVSTTSQNTQLVRPPIRSHHSNTRDTVKQGISRTSANVTIRKGPHEKELLQSKTALSSVKTSSSQGIIRNKTLSRSIASEVIARPASLSNDKLMEKSEPVDQRRHTAGKAIVDSRSAQPKETSEERKARLSEWKAGKGRVLKRPPNSVVTQHEPAGQNEKPVGSFWTTMAEEDEQRLFTEKVNNTFSECLNLINEGCPKEDILVTLNDLIKNIPDAKKLVKYWICLALIEPITSPIENIIAIYEKAILAGAQPIEEMRHTIVDILTMKSQEKANLGENMEKSCASKEEVKEVSIEDTGVDVDPEKLEMESKLHRNLLFQDCEKEQDNKTKDPTHDVKTPNTETRTSCLIKYNVSTTPYLQSVKKKVQFDGTNSAFKELKFLTPVRRSRRLQEKTSKLPDMLKDHYPCVSSLEQLTELGRETDAFVCRPNAALCRVYYEADTT from the exons atgaagagACCTGCAGAGAGCAAAAATAATACAGTGGTGGGGAAACATTGTATTCCTTTAAAACCTTCAAATGAACTAACCAATTCAACTGTAGTAATTGACACACATAAACCTAAGGATAGTAATCAAACTCCGCATTTGTTACTAACTGAAGATGATCCCCAAAGTCAACATATGACATTAAGCCAGGCATTTCACCTTAAAAACaatagtaaaaagaaacaaatgactacagaaaaacaaaagcaagatgcTAACATGCCCAAGAAACCTGTGCTTGGATCTTATCGTGGCCAGATTGTTCAGTCTAAGATTAATTCATTTAGAAAACCTCTACAAGTCAAAGATGAGAGTTCTGCAGCAACAAAGAAACTTTCAGCCACTATACCTAAAGCCACAAAACCTCAGCCTGTAAACACCAGCAGTGTAACAGTGAAAAGTAATAGATCCTCCAATATGACTGCCACTACTAAATTTGTGAGCACTACATCTCAGAACACACAACTTGTGCGACCTCCTATTAGAAGTCATCACAGTAATACCCGGGACACTGTGAAACAAGGCATCAGTAGAACTTCTGCCAATGTTACAATCCGGAAAGGGCCTCATGAAAAAGAACTATTACAATCAAAAACAGCTTTATCTAGTGTCAAAACCAGTTCTTCTCAAGGTATAATAAGAAATAAGACTCTATCAAGATCCATAGCATCTGAAGTTATAGCCAGGCCTGCTTCATTGTCTAATGATAAACTGATGGAAAAGTCAGAGCCCGTTGACCAGCGAAGACATACTGCAGGAAAAGCAATTGTTGATAGTAGATCAGCTCAGCCCAAAGAAACCTCGGAAGAGAGAAA AGCTCGTCTGAGTGAGTGGAAAGCTGGCAAAGGAAGAGTGCTAAAAAGGCCCCCTAATTCAGTAGTTACTCAGCATGAGCCTGCAGGACAAAATGAAAAACCAGTTGGGTCTTTTTGGACTACCATGGCAGAAGAAGATGAACAAAGATTATTTACTGAAAAAGTAAACAACACATTTTCTGAATGCCTGAACTTGATTAATGAG gGATGTCCAAAAGAAGATATACTGGTCACACTGAATGACCTGATTAAAAATATTCCAGATGCCAAAAAGCTTGTTAAGTATTGGATATGTCTTGCACTTATTGAACCAATCACAAGTcctattgaaaatattattgcaATCTATGAGAAAGCCATTCTGGCAGGGGCTCAG cctaTTGAAGAGATGCGACACACGATTGTAGATATTCTAACAATGAAGAGTCAAGAAAAAGCTAATTTAG GAGAAAATATGGAGAAGTCTTGTGCAAGCAAGGAAGAAGTCAAAGAAGTCAGTATTGAAGATACAGGTGTTGATGTAGAtccagaaaaactggaaatggaGAGTAAACTTCATAGAAATTTGCTATTTCAAGATTGTGAAAAAGAGcaagacaacaaaacaaaagatccAACCCATGATGTTAAAACCCCCAATACAGAAACGAGGACAAGTTGCTTAATTAAATATAATGTGTCTACTACGCCATACTTGCAAag tgtgAAAAAAAAGGTGCAGTTTGATGGAACAAATTCCGCATTTAAAGAGCTGAAGTTTTTAACACCAGTGAGACGTTCTCGACGTCTTCAAGAGAAAACTTCTAAATTGCCAGATATGTTAAAAGATCATTATCCTTGTGTGTCTTCATTGGAACAGCTAACGGAGTTGGGAAGAGAAACTGATGCTTTTGTATGCCGCCCTAATGCAGCACTGTGCCGGGTGTACTATGAGGCTGATACAACATAA